A single region of the Brassica rapa cultivar Chiifu-401-42 chromosome A03, CAAS_Brap_v3.01, whole genome shotgun sequence genome encodes:
- the LOC103859822 gene encoding pathogenesis-related protein 1, with amino-acid sequence MSLVKRLKPSILLLFAIALSCNFILPSLAQDWKQEFLEAHNEARHEVGVEPLVWDEEVAGYASSYANQRVSDCAMVHSNGPFGENIAWSSGDMSAEDASEMWIDEKKYYDYDSNTCNDPNGGTCLHYTQVVWRNSLRLGCAKVVCNSGGTFITCNYDPPGNYNGEKPY; translated from the coding sequence ATGTCTCTAGTCAAAAGACTCAAACCCAGCATCTTATTACTATTTGCAATCGCGCTTTCCTGTAATTTCATTCTTCCATCTTTAGCCCAAGACTGGAAACAAGAATTCCTAGAGGCACATAACGAAGCCCGGCACGAGGTTGGGGTAGAGCCATTGGTTTGGGACGAAGAGGTCGCTGGTTATGCATCGAGCTACGCAAACCAGAGAGTCAGTGATTGTGCCATGGTCCATTCGAATGGACCGTTTGGAGAGAACATAGCATGGAGTAGCGGAGATATGTCGGCTGAGGATGCTTCGGAAATGTGGATCGACGAGAAGAAGTACTACGACTACGATAGCAACACTTGTAATGATCCAAATGGTGGTACTTGTCTGCATTACACACAAGTGGTTTGGAGAAACTCTCTTCGATTGGGATGTGCTAAAGTGGTGTGTAACAGTGGTGGTACTTTTATTACATGCAACTATGATCCTCCTGGTAATTACAATGGAGAAAAACCATATTAA
- the BCAT4-1 gene encoding methionine aminotransferase BCAT4, whose protein sequence is MAPSVQTLPTSVSDEIYANVKWEELGFGFYRTDNMYVAKCKHGESFQEGSIVPYADFQISPCSAVLNYGQGLYEGLKAYRTEDGRIMLFRPDQNALRLQSGAHRLCMPYPSVDQFVSAVKQVVLANKKWIPPPGRGTLYIRPILFGSGPILGSLPVPEYTFTVFACPVGRFHQDNAGLNLKIEDKFRRAFPSGTGGVKSITNYSPVWITLAEAKAQGFSDVLFLDAATGKNVEELFASNVFIVKGNVVSTPEISGTILPGVTRKSIIELTRDFGYKVEERVVPVEDLLDAEEVFCTGTAAIVTTIASVTFKETKTEFKTGDTTLAAKLFATLTDIQMGRVEDKKGWTVELTDATTPGLKL, encoded by the exons ATGGCTCCTTCTGTGCAAACTCTGCCTACAAG TGTGTCGGATGAGATATACGCGAATGTGAAGTGGGAAGAATTAGGATTCGGGTTTTATCGTACGGACAACATGTATGTTGCCAAGTGCAAGCATGGAGAGAGTTTCCAAGAGGGAAGTATTGTTCCTTACGCTGATTTTCAGATCAGCCCTTGCTCTGCAGTTCTTAACTATGGCCAG GGTTTATATGAAGGGTTGAAGGCTTACAGGACAGAAGATGGCCGGATTATGCTATTCCGACCAGACCAAAACGCCCTTCGTCTTCAATCAGGAGCCCACAGACTTTGTATGCCATATCCTTCCGTCGATCAATTCGTCTCCGCTGTTAAACAAGTTGTTCTTGCCAACAAGAAATGG aTTCCTCCTCCGGGGAGAGGAACACTGTATATCAGACCTATCTTGTTTGGGAGTGGTCCTATTCTTGGCTCACTTCCTGTTCCCGAATACACCTTCACAGTGTTCGCATGTCCCGTTGGTCGTTTTCACCAG GATAACGCGGGGTTGAACCTGAAAATTGAAGATAAGTTTCGTCGCGCTTTCCCAAGTGGAACTGGTGGCGTGAAGAGCATCACAAACTATTCTCCT GTTTGGATAACACTAGCAGAGGCGAAAGCACAAGGATTCTCTGATGTTTTGTTTCTGGATGCTGCTACTGGCAAAAACGTCGAAGAGCTTTTCGCTTCTAACGTTTTCATAGTCAAG GGAAATGTTGTGTCGACTCCAGAAATTTCAGGAACCATTTTGCCGGGAGTCACAAGAAAAAGTATCATCGAATTAACTCGTGATTTCGGCTACAAG GTCGAGGAACGTGTTGTTCCCGTTGAGGATCTTCTCGATGCTGAAGAAGTTTTCTGCACTGGCACTGCTGCAATTGTGACAACCATTGCGTCCGTAACCTTCAAGGAGACAAA GACTGAATTCAAAACAGGGGATACAACATTGGCGGCGAAGCTCTTTGCGACGTTAACAGATATCCAGATGGGTCGGGTCGAGGATAAGAAGGGGTGGACGGTGGAGTTGACCGATGCCACCACACCAGGGTTGAAACTTTGA
- the LOC103860204 gene encoding uncharacterized protein LOC103860204 produces MQPTRRSSRLSEKEKAIPDLSSAGPSGSSRKRIRKQRRKMTPPPSSPPAAYTSTDDEVEAFQLKEPRYQASCAIFQARNQENPELLRSHITPFSSRFVTSNSVERYEKLASREFVIQQRIDVTDENLLDVKRVVVRSGLIYTLIDSDLFHPNIVKEFIANLGAAENRGDGVAVFLRGSMVEFSPSLINALYLIPGFEEDPDYLAVDIDRVCSFLTDNRVRRSEAMSSKYLTPTNQVLYKLVCSNWIPTTNYTSMNQERLKFLYMLHHHRSFDFGQMVYDQIISFAANISTDRSQRVIFPTLIQQVIDYQRTVLSFEDDEEYTGYPKLVVKDIKAGRGQGGNSSAADLLADIERTIDDLKSIRIRLRSKGVGENIHSILVGLNRMSRKMKWNRTVKKVKVSNE; encoded by the exons ATGCAACCCACCCGAAGAAGCTCTCGATTGTCAGAGAAAGAAAAAGCTATTCCGGATCTCTCCTCTGCTGGTCCGTCTGGATCTTCCCGCAAACGTATCCGGAAACAACGTCGAAAGATGACTCCGCCACCGTCTTCTCCGCCTGCTGCATATACATCTACCGACGACGAGGTTGAAGCTTTTCAACTCAAAGAGCCACGTTATCAAGCAAGCTGTGCGATCTTCCAAGCACGAAATCAAGAAAACCCCGAACTACTTCGTTCCCACATCACTCCGTTTTCGAGTCGTTTTGTCACCAGCAATTCAGTTGAGAGGTATGAAAAATTGGCTTCACGTGAGTTTGTGATTCAACAGAGGATCGATGTGACTGACGAGAACTTGCTCGATGTGAAACGGGTGGTAGTTAGGTCAGGGTTGATCTACACTCTGATTGATAGTGACTTATTTCATCCAAATATTGTGAAAGAGTTTATTGCCAATTTGGGTGCGGCTGAGAATAGAGGAGATGGTGTTGCTGTGTTTCTTCGTGGGTCTATGGTTGAATTCTCGCCTAGCTTGATTAATGCTCTGTATTTGATCCCTGGCTTTGAAGAAGATCCTGACTACTTGGCAGTAGACATTGATCGAGTGTGCTCGTTCCTGACGGATAATCGTGTGCGACGTTCGGAAGCCATGAGCTCTAAGTATCTGACCCCGACGAATCAAGTCCTCTATAAGCTGGTGTGCTCAAATTGGATTCCCACCACCAACTACACGTCAATGAACCAGGAACGACTCAAGTTTCTCTACATGCTTCATCATCACAGAAGCTTTGATTTTGGTCAGATGGTCTATGATCAAATCATCAGCTTTGCAGCTAACATCAGCACTGACAGGTCTCAGAGAGTCATTTTCCCTACATTGATTCAGCAAGTGATTGACTATCAACGGACAGTGCTGTCATTCGAAGATGATGAAGAGTATACCGGGTATCCTAAGCTGGTGGTCAAAGACATCAAGGCAGGCAGAGGCCAAGGGGGTAACTCTAGTGCCGCTGATCTTCTGGCTGACATCGAGCGAACCATAGATGATCTTAAAAGCATTCGGATTCGCTTGAGGAGTAAGGGAGTA GGGGAGAATATCCACAGTATCCTCGTCGGACTCAACAGGATGAGCAGGAAGATGAAGTGGAACCGGACAGTGAAGAAAGTGAAAGTTTCTAATGAGTGA